CTCTTCTTGAGTGGGAATAAAAGGCTAACCTAAATTGAATTGAGAACGCCTATTTATCAGCATTTCTTATCAAGTAAAATGGATAAAAACTACTTAATTTAATATGGTTCCCTGCCAAAAAACCTGCCAAGATTTTTCTTAGCAAGGTTTTCTTATTTAAAATATTTAAAGCTTATTGTTCTTTAGGATGACTATTCTATAACTAATTTTATGTATCCATCATCCTCTTTATTGTATACTCTTTTACCTTCTAAAGAAGCAATTTCTTTAATTGTATCAAAACTTTCAAAATTATCATCATTGCCATCTTCAAGCTCAACTTCCAGATAATTGCCATCTTCAACAATGTGACTTGTGCAGTTCACATAATATTTATCTAAAATATCTTCTAAAGGATACTGCGAGTTTTCATTATTCTCAATCTCAAAGCGCAATGTAATAACATATCTTTTATTTTTCAAATCCTTATAAATTCCATTTTCTAATTCTTCATAGTTCTGTTTGTTTCGATATTTATCTAAAATCACAGTTTTAATATTTTTCATTTTTTTAGCCTCCACTTTGTACATTTAATTTCCTATAATTTTAGAAAAATCTATCCCATCAATACTCCACTTAACTTCAAAAGAAACAGGTCGTGGAGAATTTCCACTATAATTGGCCTTAACTTCTGCTATAACTTTCTTACCTTGATTTAGTGCCTTTGCCCAAGAATTTTCAATTTTTTTAAAATCACTCAAGTTTGCTTTACTTGACTGTGAAAATAAATTATTCAATTCTGGAGACCCGCCAAACCTATCTCCGAAGGCATGCCCTGCATGATCTCCTGGCAATTTACCAGGTGTATTAGGATTATGTGGAAGTCTTCCATCATGAGTTTTGGGTTTTAATTCATCAGGACCTGCTTTTTCCAACCGACCTAAATCATCAGTTTTATAGTTATAATCATGTTCCCCTGCCTTATACTTATTATTCGGCTTCAAATCTTTATGGTACTGATTATAATTATTTGCGAAACTATAGTTAACTGTCGAACTAGCAACACCCATCTTACTAATAGCATCCGAAACAATTGCCACACCCGCTCCTGTAGTTGCTGTACCTGCTACGACTCCTGCTTGTGTGATGCCTGTTAAGGCAAGTGTTCCTCCAGAAAAATAAGTTCCACCTAAACTTAGTCCAGTTATCCCTAATCCTCCAAGTGCTGTAGTTACTCCCGTAGCTAATTGTAACAGAGATTGATTTAAAAGTTCTCTTTGTTGAGCATTCAATTCTTTGTTAGCTTGAGCGGTTAATTCTGCATCATTTACACCATTCTTTAAAATAATGACTCCATCACCTGCACCCATATTCACAGGTAACACTCTCAATATGTTTCCTTCATTATCAAACATCAATAACTGATTCAACTCATTAATAGCTGCTGCCCATTGATCAGCAGGAACATTTTTCAATGCCTCTTTCATAATTTCTTGATAATATTTCCGAGCTGCTTTTGGTAACTGGAGTTCATCCATACCATTTTCTAAAGCGACCTGTTTTCTTGTTGTAGTTACGCTTGTTGATTTAACAGATGTTACCCAAGAAGAATCAAACCCATCAGGAAAAGCGTAAGCTCCTGTTTCTGGATTCACCGTCATTAATCCTAGCACTTCTATAGCTTGCATACCAATCTTTAACTGAGTCAATGAATCACGAAATAAACCATTTGTTTCTGACTGAAAATTGGCTAATGCTTCTAATTTTTCTTGCTCTTCTCTTATTTTATCTTCTAAATTTGAACGTGCCTGTTCTAATCGTTGGTTATCATGGACTAAAGCTTCTAAAGCTCCTTTAGCCAATTTCCCAAGCAATCCTAATTTATTTGAGCATTGAATTTGAAAATTAATCACTGAAATTTGGCGTTGAAATGATTGAATTAATTCATTTTGCACCTGTTCATCAATAACAGCCCATTTATTCACTAATCCGTCCGCTGCTTGATAACTGCTGAGTTCTTCTTTTATTGCATCAACTGCATTATCTACACGTTCAACGGTTGGAAGAATCAAGTCTTGAAATAAGCCTTTCCCTGCTGTATACGCAGCCCCAGATAGCTGTTCACCATCTACTGACTGAATCAAATGTTGACTACCTGACTTTAGTTGTCCTGTAACACCTTTCGCAATAGTGATATTCGTTGTTAACCCTTGAATCAAGGCTATTGAATCTGCACTTATATATTTTACCATTCTAACGCCCCTCGCTCTTTATACAAACGTTCGTTAGTATCCTCTAATTGTCTACTCGATTTTCTATAAGCAGATTCTACCGTTTCTTCCTGAGAACGTAAGACGGATTGAACATTTCTATAAATATCCTGAATTTCCTCTTGGTTATAATGAGCAGTTTTATCTCCAAAGTGAGCAAGTTCTTGATATAATGAAGTAATTCGATCAGTCTGTTGTTTCAATTGCCAACTACTTTCTTCTAACTGTTCCTGCCACTTCCGTTGTTCTCTCTTCAAATCCTCTGAAATTTGCTCATTTTCTTTAATTTGCTTGGTTAATACAATTTTATCATCTTCTATTTTTTGCTTATCCTTTGTCAATATACGACCCCCCCCATTTGGTGAGCAGCTTGACGATCTTGATACTCCATCATTTCTGCAATTTGAGGGAACTTTTCTGCTTGAGACCAGACACACTCTGCAAGATTACTCACTTCACCTACAATTTGATTGGCAATTGTCAATCCGTCTGTCATACTTGATACCGTACTTCCTGAAAAACTGATTGCCTTTTTAGATAAATCTACATTTTTTCCAGTTAATTTAGTTACAGCATTTTGAGCTGCTGCTGTACTTGATGCTATTTTCCCAACCATAAAAAAACTCCTTCATTTATAATTTTTTATATTCTGAATTTTGTTCACTATAAAAATTATGTAATTTCAACTATCTCCCTATTCCTTATGAACTGTTAGAACCTTTCTAGTTGAACGCTTTATTTTAAAAATAATCTAAATAAGTAAACTAATAATAGCAGTTGCTAAAATATGGAAATATAAAATAAATATATTTGTATTGTCAAAAAAGAGGAACCAAACACGTCCCTCACAATGATTATTATTTCATTCAACAATTAGAAATACTTTTTTAGTTCCCTACAGCCCAAGCAAAAATATCAAATAAGAACATTATTATTCTCCCCTTTCTTACTAATGTAATAAAAAGTGGCTTCTATTATAAGAATAGCATATAGAATAATAAGTTCAATCTTTTTTTTAATTTGCATACAAAAAAATACTTAATGGTCTTTTAAACAAATAGCTATCCATCCACTAATCATTGAAACTGTTTACAAATTGTCTTGAATACTCTAAAATAGTAAGTAGAAAGTGGTGTACATTTTTACTCTTCCCCAAGATTTAATTATGACTCACTGCTTTCTTTTCATTATGATTAATTAGATGGATAGTTATTTATTATTAAATAAATAGTGAATGTCAAAAATAAACATTCAAGGTTGCAACCTTAAATCTGCGCTTTTCATTTTATACATTTTTATGACTGAATCACTAAATCTTTTCTATTTGCAATATAGAATTCTAAAACATCTTATACCTTTAAAGAAATATTTCTTATAATTAGTTTATCATGTTCTATTCTGATTGCAATAATAATAATCTAAAAGTGTTATATTCATATAATTTAACGTTTTATTTTTGTTTTTTTACTGTAGATCCCCTGAGAAACAACATATACGATACAATTCTAATCATTTAGAAAAGGAGCAATATAACATGAATGTATATGAAACTTTGAAATTTATAAGAATTTCAAAAAAAATTAAACAAAGAGATATGCTCCCTTCTACAGCCGATCACCAAATTTATAATCGGATTGAAACTGGTCGGCGAAAAATTTCTGTTGATGAACTTTTCGAAGCACTAAACACCTTACAAGTGACCCCATCAGAATTTTTTACTTTAGTTACAAATTATAAAGAAAATCAAATTAAAACAATTGATTCTCACCTGTCAAGCTATTCAAGAAAAAAATTTGAACTAGATGATGAAGATAAAGCACAATTACTAAATGATTATTTTTATTTAAATAATATTGAAACTAAAACAGTATCTGAGCTTTGTTTATTCTGTGATATAAAAGCACTGTGTCATAATATAGTCGTTGAAATAGAACCTATTTCAAAATACGATTTACATTTAATATTTACTATGATAAAAAATAGAAAAAATGGTTACTATACTTATTATGAATATCGACTAGTTTCTAATACAATCATTCTTTTCCCACAAGAAAAAATCAGTTTTCTCTTAGATAAAATGTTTCCAATCGAAAATTTAGAAACTCGCGATGAAAAAGTAATTAATATTGCTTCGTTAGCTTTTAATAACGCTGTTACAGCTTCTCTTCATGAAAGAGATTACAAACAAGCCCTCTATTACATTAAATTAGGAAAACAACAACAAATTAACCCTAGAAATTTTCTGTTCTATTTTTCGTTAGGCTATCTTGAAGATTTACTAAACTACCTTGTTACTGGAAACATTACTTATCTAAATAAAGTCTATACATTTATTGTTCTTCTTGAAAATACAAATGATTCTGATTTTGCAGAGATTTTAAAAGATGAAGTAAAAAAACTAGCTTTTGAAACACAAAGAAAAACACAAAAAAAAGAATTAAAACCCGTCAACATGAGAACAGAGTAACTATACGTAATAACATTTAATTTTAACTAATTAAAATTATCTTTACTTTTGAACACATGCTAAAAAAAATGGAATTAATTTTTGCTATTTTACTTAATAATTGAAAATAATAGAGATACCTCAAAAAAGCTTTGCAAGAACGAATGTTCGATATTATAATAAATGTGTCAAGACAATTTTTGCCGATAAAAAAATAGAAAGTTGGTAATAGATGCTAAATTTAGAAAACATATTAATTCCCGAAATTGCGAAGCGATTAAAAGACTTACGAGTCACTGAATACAGAAAAATTCCTCCCGAACTTATTTCTCATGGTCAAAAGTCGAGGATTCTCAATATAGAAAAGGCGAGATTACCAAAAAGCGGCAACTTCATTTCAGATACACTATTAGATGATTATGCTCGATATTTCACTATCCCAAAAGCTGAATTGATTTTTGGAACATCAGAAGAAACAGAAAAGTATTTATTGTTATTTTTTTTCGAGATATTTAGTACACTAACGCCTGATCGATTTATGAATCAGCTAGGATTGCCAAGAAGAATAGAATCCCTACCTATGCCATTACATGCTGCGATAAAAAATGTGACCTATGCTTTTGCTGATTTCGGTAGATGGTATGAATTAAAACAAGCATATGAAACAGCCGATGAAAAAGAAACGATTGATTTTTTATCCATGTATAAAATCATATGGAGGCTTTGCAAAAAAAAAATTACTCGTTCATTTGAAGAAAAATTAATTCCTGACGTTTTTAATGATAAATTCTATTTCAACCGAATCAATGAAAAAGTGATGAACTGGCTATTATCAGATATTACAACAATTATTTTTCCTGAAATGGTAGAAAAATTGAAAAGCGATAGTATTTTTAAAATGGGATATATTGTAAAAGGGTTAATAGATGAAGCCTTAGTACAGAAATTTTCTCCTTGTTATCTAAAAAATATCCCTTTAGAAGAGTTCTTACCTCCAATAAAAAGCTTTCATGTCCATTTGGAAGAAGAAGATAGAACAGAAGAAAATATGAAAAAACTAGCGGAAGAAACCTTTCGATTTTTACACGCTTCAAAGGAACGTCTTTCTATAGAAGACCTTGAAGCCTTAGATAAAGAAACATTTTTTGAAGGCGTGCGTGGTGTGACTGACGAAAGCAGTCCATTTGTTAATGACACTAGAATTGTTGATGCAGAGGAATTTATTGACTATGTTATGAGCACTCCGACTTTTTTTGATAAGCTCCATGAACTGAACCGCAGAGATAGAAAAATCCCTGGTGTATTAACTGTAAATAGTCATGCATCTACGCTACTACAAGTTAAAGTCAATGAAGTATTTGAAATAATCATTGATGATTTAGTCAGATACCAAAATATTTTTATTAACTGTATTAAATGGGAAGAACTAGAAGATTTTGCAAAATAATAGTGATACTGCATAAAGCAAAAGAGAGTAGACAAGCTAGCTACTCTCTTTTTTTGTGTTTTTTTTTAGGTGTTCAAATTGGTGTTCAAATGACACGAAAATAACACCAATTCTATGGACTTTTTTGTATAGGAATTGAGGTAGAATAATTTTATCAACAGTTGATTGCTCCAACTACTGATTCTTCACAAGACAACATGCATATTTTGCTAGTAGACCGCCCAAAGGAAGAAAAACCAACTTTTTACCAACCTTTTGCCAACTTTCTATCGGATATCCTACTGGTATCAAAGAACAGCGCATAAAACTTTGATGAATCACTGGATAGCCTGCAAGTTATCCATCATGAAAAGCTGAATTTGCAGGTTCGGGCTTTTCACCAACAAAACAATACTAAAAAAATCAGGAGGTTCTCACTTATGAAAACAACTTTTACACAAACAAACGGCTATTCAGAAGCAACGGCACAAAAATTTATCAAATCAGATGTACCAACACAATGCACGACATCATTTATTGAAACACAATATGAATATGTTGACAGACAGCGCACAGATAATATCACAGGTTATAAACTATGGTTTGTACAGGAAGGCTTAAATCCCTTTACCGTTAAATTTGAGAAAGAGCCAACGTTACCCTCGTTTTTATCCATTGTAGAATTTGACAACTTACAAGGAATCGAAATCAGAAACAACGTCTATTTCAAAGCCGATGGCTTCAAGGTTGTGAAATAATGGACGACAAAGACCTTGAACGTTATTTAAACCAAAGTTTGAACATGGCATTATCCATGAATGGGGAATCAACGTACACAAATTCTTTTTTCGTAGAGGTTCGGGCGGACGGATTTTTATTCGTTCCCCGCACTCCTGCGGGTTATCTGATAGACAATGATCTGTACCATAAAATCTTTATTATTGCGAATGCTAGCTTGTACCCTCGTTATACGCTATTAAAACAAAACTCGGCGTATTTCATGCCCCTTGATACAGAGGATATCCACACACAACGAGCTTTGTTCTTTCCGTGGTTTAAAGGCATTAGTGACCGTTTGATTGTTCCGAATCTTTCGGATCATATCAAGCAATTGGCAAAGAATCAGCTACCACTCATGAAAAATCTGACGATTGATTATCGAAAAGTAACCAGTCTTTTGATTGCAGGCAATTCAGGCAGTGGAAAATCCTATTTCTTGACCTATCTTCTTGAATGCCTGCGCCCACTATCAGAGTTAATCATCATTGACCCGAAATTTGACAGCCCGTCACGTTGGGCAAGAAGTCATGATATTTCAGTGATACACCCTGAAAGTAATCGGTCAAAAAGTGACTTTGTTAGTCAAGTGAACGACGCATTAAGCACTGTCTTAAAGACGATTTATGAACGGCAAGAAATACTTTATCATGAACCTTCACATCAATTTGAACATGTCACGGTTGTGATTGATGAAGTACTGGCAATATCTGAGGGCATAAACAAACAAATCAAAGAAGCCTTTATGTCCTTGCTTAGTTCAATTGCTTTATTAGGACGTGCGACCCGTTGCCACCTTGTTCTAGTGTCACAGCGATTTGATTTTAACGCCGTACCTGTCAGTGTACGGGAACAAGCAAATGTATTGGTTCAGATTGGCAATATCAGCAGTAAAACAACCCAATTTTTATTTCCCGACTTGAACCCTGAGGGGATTGTCATTCCAATCGGAAAAGGAACAGGCTTGATACAAGTGATTGACAGTGAACACCCGTATCAAGTTCTACCCTTGCTTACACCCACATTTTATACAGAAAGAGGAATTTTATAAATGAACATGAAAAAATCGTATCTTATGAGAATCTATAACCTTTTGTTATTTCTAGGCATGTTGTTTCTACTTACATGTATCTTTACGCTCTTGCTTCTGTTTGCACAAGGACACCTCATAAATAGTACAGATAACAGCGGACTAATGAACGCTATGAATGACCTTTTCGGGCAATGTCTAACCATTTCTAAGTGTATTGTGAGCGTGATTCCGTTTATTGTCATCGGTTTATTGCTTCCCGAATCTGTTTGCCGGCTAAAAAGTGATTCCCTGATAAATTTAGGGGGTTCCTTCATTGGAACCTTACGATTCAGACAGTTTTTAACCCAGTCAGAGCCTATACCGACTGAAAACGTCACCCTTGCACAAGTGGTATCGGAACGCCCTAAAACAGCGGAAAACAAGACCATTTCACGCTTTAACAGAGCCGTTCATAAATCGGTGCTTGAACTCACCAACAAACAACTACGGTTATTTATCAAAGTGCCCAAAGAGTCACAAGCGCAAAAAATCTTAAAA
The DNA window shown above is from Enterococcus sp. 12C11_DIV0727 and carries:
- a CDS encoding cell division protein FtsK, translated to MDDKDLERYLNQSLNMALSMNGESTYTNSFFVEVRADGFLFVPRTPAGYLIDNDLYHKIFIIANASLYPRYTLLKQNSAYFMPLDTEDIHTQRALFFPWFKGISDRLIVPNLSDHIKQLAKNQLPLMKNLTIDYRKVTSLLIAGNSGSGKSYFLTYLLECLRPLSELIIIDPKFDSPSRWARSHDISVIHPESNRSKSDFVSQVNDALSTVLKTIYERQEILYHEPSHQFEHVTVVIDEVLAISEGINKQIKEAFMSLLSSIALLGRATRCHLVLVSQRFDFNAVPVSVREQANVLVQIGNISSKTTQFLFPDLNPEGIVIPIGKGTGLIQVIDSEHPYQVLPLLTPTFYTERGIL
- a CDS encoding helix-turn-helix transcriptional regulator, with the translated sequence MNVYETLKFIRISKKIKQRDMLPSTADHQIYNRIETGRRKISVDELFEALNTLQVTPSEFFTLVTNYKENQIKTIDSHLSSYSRKKFELDDEDKAQLLNDYFYLNNIETKTVSELCLFCDIKALCHNIVVEIEPISKYDLHLIFTMIKNRKNGYYTYYEYRLVSNTIILFPQEKISFLLDKMFPIENLETRDEKVINIASLAFNNAVTASLHERDYKQALYYIKLGKQQQINPRNFLFYFSLGYLEDLLNYLVTGNITYLNKVYTFIVLLENTNDSDFAEILKDEVKKLAFETQRKTQKKELKPVNMRTE
- a CDS encoding DNA/RNA non-specific endonuclease; translation: MVKYISADSIALIQGLTTNITIAKGVTGQLKSGSQHLIQSVDGEQLSGAAYTAGKGLFQDLILPTVERVDNAVDAIKEELSSYQAADGLVNKWAVIDEQVQNELIQSFQRQISVINFQIQCSNKLGLLGKLAKGALEALVHDNQRLEQARSNLEDKIREEQEKLEALANFQSETNGLFRDSLTQLKIGMQAIEVLGLMTVNPETGAYAFPDGFDSSWVTSVKSTSVTTTRKQVALENGMDELQLPKAARKYYQEIMKEALKNVPADQWAAAINELNQLLMFDNEGNILRVLPVNMGAGDGVIILKNGVNDAELTAQANKELNAQQRELLNQSLLQLATGVTTALGGLGITGLSLGGTYFSGGTLALTGITQAGVVAGTATTGAGVAIVSDAISKMGVASSTVNYSFANNYNQYHKDLKPNNKYKAGEHDYNYKTDDLGRLEKAGPDELKPKTHDGRLPHNPNTPGKLPGDHAGHAFGDRFGGSPELNNLFSQSSKANLSDFKKIENSWAKALNQGKKVIAEVKANYSGNSPRPVSFEVKWSIDGIDFSKIIGN